The Ochotona princeps isolate mOchPri1 chromosome 1, mOchPri1.hap1, whole genome shotgun sequence genome has a segment encoding these proteins:
- the POU5F1 gene encoding POU domain, class 5, transcription factor 1 produces the protein MAGHLTSDFSFSPPPGGGGDGPGGPEPGWVDPRAWLSFQGPPGGPAIGPGVGPGSELWGLSGCPPPYDFCGAMAHCAPQLAVGLVPQGGLESSQPEGESGAGVGSISEGTSPEPGAAPPGAVKIEKEKMEQNSEESQDIKALQKDLEQFAKLLKQKRITLGYTQADVGLTLGVLFGKVFSQTTICRFEALQLSFKNMCKLRPLLQKWVEEADNNENLQEICKAETLVQARKRKRTSIENRVRGNLESLFLQCPKPSLQQISHIAQQLGLEKDVVRVWFCNRRQKGKRSSSDCSQREEYDAAGSPFPGAPVSFPLAPGPHFATPGYGSPHFTTLYSSVPFPEGEGFPAVPVAALGSPMHSN, from the exons ATGGCGGGACACCTGACTTCGGACTTCTCCTTCTCGCCCCCTCCTGGGGGTGGCGGCGATGGGCCGGGAGGGCcggagccaggctgggtggacccTCGAGCCTGGCTGAGCTTCCAAGGCCCTCCCGGTGGGCCCGCCATCGGGCCGGGAGTTGGGCCGGGGTCGGAGCTGTGGGGGCTCTCCGGGTGCCCCCCGCCGTACGACTTCTGTGGAGCCATGGCGCACTGCGCACCGCAGCTCGCCGTGGGCCTCGTGCCTCAAGGCGGCCTGGAGAGCTCTCAGCCGGAGGGCGAGTCAGGGGCCGGCGTGGGGAGCATCTCCGAGGGGACCTCCCCGGAGCCCGGCGCTGCCCCACCTGGTGCCGTGAAGATCGAAAAGGAGAAAATGGAGCAAAACTCTGAGGAG TCCCAGGACATCAAAGCTCTCCAGAAAGATCTGGAACAGTTTGCTAAGCTTCTGAAGCAGAAAAGGATCACTTTGGGGTACACCCAGGCTGACGTGGGGCTCACCCTGGGAGTTCTCTTTG GAAAGGTGTTTAGCCAAACGACCATCTGCAGATTTGAGGCCCTGCAGCTCAGCTTCAAGAACATGTGTAAGCTGCGGCCCCTGCTGCAGAAGTGGGTGGAGGAAGCTGACAACAATGAGAACCTTCAGGAG ATTTGCAAAGCTGAGACCCTGGTACAGGCTCGGAAGAGAAAGCGAACAAGTATCGAGAACCGAGTGAGAGGCAACTTGGAGAGCCTGTTCCTGCAGTGCCCAAAACCCTCGCTGCAGCAGATCAGCCACATCgcccagcagctggggcttgagaaGGAC GTGGTCCGAGTGTGGTTCTGTAACAGACGCCAGAAGGGCAAGCGATCAAGCAGTGACTGTTCCCAACGAGAGGAGTATGACGCCGCTGGATCTCCCTTCCCAGGGGcacctgtctcttttcctctggcTCCGGGGCCCCACTTTGCTACCCCAGGCTATGGTAGCCCTCACTTCACCACGCTGTACTCCTCGGTTCCTTTTCCTGAGGGGGAAGGCTTCCCTGCAGTACCTGTTGCTGCTCTGGGCTCTCCCATGCATTCAAACTGA
- the TCF19 gene encoding transcription factor 19 isoform X2, whose amino-acid sequence MLPCFQLLRIGGGHGGDLYTFHPPTGAGCTYRLGRRADLCDVVLRPQQEPGLISGVHAELHADRQGEDWRVSLEDHSSHGTLVNNVRLPRGHRLELSDGDLLTFGPQGAPGTSPSEFYFMFQQVRVKPQDFAAITIPRSRGEAGAGAGFRPMLPSQGAPQRPLSTLSPAPKATLILNSIGSLSKLRPQPLTFSRGGGGLQNQPAATPPGGATPSAPPPRNRRKSAHRVLAELDDEEDAPDSLLPVFLEPRKKLCVDKAPLTPSGNRRGRPRKHPEPCAAPCCSLPQEDTVAWVQCDSCDIWFHVACVGCSIQTAMEADFRCPRCCAGVQT is encoded by the exons atgctgccctgcttccaactgCTGCGCATTGGGGGCGGCCACGGCGGGGATCTCTACACCTTCCACCCTCCCACAGGCGCCGGCTGCACCTACCGCCTGGGCCGCAGGGCTGACCTTTGCGATGTGGTCCTGCGGCCCCAACAGGAGCCCGGCCTCATCTCAGGGGTGCATGCTGAGCTGCATGCCGATCGCCAGGGTGAGGACTGGAGGGTCAGCCTGGAGGACCACAGCAGCCATG GGACTCTGGTCAATAACGTCCGACTTCCCAGGGGccacaggctggagctgagtgacgGTGACCTCCTGACCTTCGGCCCTCAAGGGGCACCTGGAACCAGCCCTTCGGAGTTCTACTTCATGTTCCAACAAGTCCGGGTCAAACCTCAGGACTTCGCTGCCATTACCATCCCCAGGTCTAGGGGTGAGGCCGGGGCTGGAGCTGGTTTCCGGCCGATGCTGCCCTCGCAGGGAGCCCCACAGCGGCCCCTCAGcaccctgtcccctgcccccaagGCCACACTCATCCTCAACTCCATTGGCAGCCTCAGCAAGCTTCGGCCACAGCCCCTCACCTTttcccggggtgggggtgggctgcAGAACCAGCCTGCTGCCACCCCACCTGGAGGGGCCACCCCTTCCGCGCCACCCCCCAGAAACCGGAGGAAGTCGGCTCACCGGGTGCTGGCAGAACTGGATGACGAAGAGGATGCGCCCGACAGTCTCCTGCCAGTGTTTCTGGAGCCCAGGAAGAAACTCTGTGTAGACAAAGCCCCATTGACACCTAGTGG AAATCGCAGAGGTCGTCCCCGGAAGCACCCA GAGCCCTGTGCAGCCCCTTGTTGCAGCCTGCCCCAGGAAGACACAGTGGcctgggtccagtgtgatagctgTGACATCTGGTTCCACGTGGCCTgtgtgggctgcagcatccaaactGCCATGGAGGCTGACTTCCGGTGCCCAAGGTGCTGTGCTGGTGTCCAGACCTAA
- the TCF19 gene encoding transcription factor 19 isoform X1, translating to MLPCFQLLRIGGGHGGDLYTFHPPTGAGCTYRLGRRADLCDVVLRPQQEPGLISGVHAELHADRQGEDWRVSLEDHSSHGTLVNNVRLPRGHRLELSDGDLLTFGPQGAPGTSPSEFYFMFQQVRVKPQDFAAITIPRSRGEAGAGAGFRPMLPSQGAPQRPLSTLSPAPKATLILNSIGSLSKLRPQPLTFSRGGGGLQNQPAATPPGGATPSAPPPRNRRKSAHRVLAELDDEEDAPDSLLPVFLEPRKKLCVDKAPLTPSGNRRGRPRKHPVPAPMLPPAGGGKEPCAAPCCSLPQEDTVAWVQCDSCDIWFHVACVGCSIQTAMEADFRCPRCCAGVQT from the exons atgctgccctgcttccaactgCTGCGCATTGGGGGCGGCCACGGCGGGGATCTCTACACCTTCCACCCTCCCACAGGCGCCGGCTGCACCTACCGCCTGGGCCGCAGGGCTGACCTTTGCGATGTGGTCCTGCGGCCCCAACAGGAGCCCGGCCTCATCTCAGGGGTGCATGCTGAGCTGCATGCCGATCGCCAGGGTGAGGACTGGAGGGTCAGCCTGGAGGACCACAGCAGCCATG GGACTCTGGTCAATAACGTCCGACTTCCCAGGGGccacaggctggagctgagtgacgGTGACCTCCTGACCTTCGGCCCTCAAGGGGCACCTGGAACCAGCCCTTCGGAGTTCTACTTCATGTTCCAACAAGTCCGGGTCAAACCTCAGGACTTCGCTGCCATTACCATCCCCAGGTCTAGGGGTGAGGCCGGGGCTGGAGCTGGTTTCCGGCCGATGCTGCCCTCGCAGGGAGCCCCACAGCGGCCCCTCAGcaccctgtcccctgcccccaagGCCACACTCATCCTCAACTCCATTGGCAGCCTCAGCAAGCTTCGGCCACAGCCCCTCACCTTttcccggggtgggggtgggctgcAGAACCAGCCTGCTGCCACCCCACCTGGAGGGGCCACCCCTTCCGCGCCACCCCCCAGAAACCGGAGGAAGTCGGCTCACCGGGTGCTGGCAGAACTGGATGACGAAGAGGATGCGCCCGACAGTCTCCTGCCAGTGTTTCTGGAGCCCAGGAAGAAACTCTGTGTAGACAAAGCCCCATTGACACCTAGTGG AAATCGCAGAGGTCGTCCCCGGAAGCACCCAGTACCTGCTCCCATGTTGCCCCCTGCTGGTGGGGGCAAGGAGCCCTGTGCAGCCCCTTGTTGCAGCCTGCCCCAGGAAGACACAGTGGcctgggtccagtgtgatagctgTGACATCTGGTTCCACGTGGCCTgtgtgggctgcagcatccaaactGCCATGGAGGCTGACTTCCGGTGCCCAAGGTGCTGTGCTGGTGTCCAGACCTAA